The following nucleotide sequence is from Mesorhizobium sp. J8.
AGCCGCTCCCTCTCCACCAACCGGGCCATGCCGGCAACGATGCGCCCCGGCAGTGCCGGCCCGGCATAGACCATGCCGGTATAGAGCTGGACAAGATCGGCTCCGGCGCGGATTTTCTCCAGCGCCGTCTCGGTGGAGTTGACGCCGCCGACGCCGACGATGGCCATGCTCGGCCCAAGCAGTTTGCGCATCCGCGCGAGAACCGCGGTCGAACGCTCGAACAATGGCTTTCCCGAGAGACCGCCGGTTTCATTCGCCGCGCCGCCGCTGCGCAATCCGGTCCGCGCCAGCGTCGTGTTTGAGACGATGACGCCGTCTATCTTCTTCTCGGCGACCTCGGCGGCGATATCTTCGAGCTCTGCTTCGACGAGGTCCGGCGCGATCTTGAGGAAGACAGGCGGCCGGGCAGCAGCCGCGGCGCGCGCGGCCATCACCCGCGACAATAATTCGCCAAGCTGCTCGCGCGCCTGCATGTTGCGCAGGCCCGGGGTGTTGGGCGAGGAAATGTTGACCGTCAGATAGCTCGCATAGGGCGCGAAGCGGGCGACGCCGCGCTCATAGTCGCCGATGCGGTCGGCGCTGTCCTTGTTGGCGCCGATGTTGACGCCGACGATGCCCGGCCGCCCCTTGCGCGCGGCAAGCCGCTTTTCGGCGGCCGCATGGCCTTCATTGTTGAAGCCAAGCCGGTTGATCACCGCTTCGTCCGCCGTCAGGCGGAAGATGCGCGGCTTCGGGTTGCCGGATTGCGGCAGCGGCGTGATGGTGCCGACCTCGGCGAAGCCGAAGCCAAGCCCAAGCAGGGCGTCAGGCACTTCGGCGTTCTTGTCGTAGCCGGCCGCCATGCCGAGTGGGTTCGGGAAGTCGAGGCCGCAAAGACTGATCTTGAGCCGCGCGTCGCGCGGCGCCGTCGCGCCAACCGGAAGCCCGCACCGCAACGCCGCGATCGAAAGGCCATGCGCGGTTTCCGGATCGAAGGAGAAAAGCAGCTTCTGGCCGACCCGGTCGAGCGCGCTCATTCGCCCTCCAGCGCCGGGAATTCGTGGCCGCCTACGCCGAACGGCAGCGGCTTGGCCCAGAGGACGGCATCGAGGGTCAGCGGGGCATAGAGATGCGGAAACAGGGCACCGCCGCGCGACACCTCGTATCTCAGCGCATCGCCCAGCTTGGCCCCGTCGATAGCGATCAGCAGCAGGTCCGTCTGGCCGGCGAAATGCTTGGCCGCCGTCTCCCGGACCTGGCCGGCGGTGGAGAAATGGATGAAGCCGTCAGCGATGTCGATCGGCGCGCCGGTGAAGCGCCCGTTCTTTTCGGCTTCGCGCCACAGCGCCTCGGGCGCGATCTTGTAGATAATCTGAGACATTCTCGCGCTATAGTCCGAACCGAAGGTGCGGGGAAGGCTTGAAGCTCGACTCTTCCCCATTTCCGGCGCAAACCTGTGATAGCCCGCCTTCACTGGCTCATGGAGGACGATATGCGTCTGCAGCACATCCTGATCCCCGCGGCGCTTTGCTCGCTGGTTGCCGCTTCCGCCTATTCCGAGGAGACTGATCACTACCGTTTGGAGAAGTCGGCCAACGGCTATGTCCGCATGGACACAAGAACCGGGGCCATGTCGATCTGCGAGGAGCGCACCGGTCAGCTCGTCTGCAAGATGGCCGCGGACGAGCGCGCCGCCTACCAGGACGAGATCGACCGCCTGGACAATTCGGTCAAGGCGCTCGACGCGCGCGTCGCCAAGCTTGAGAATTCGCTCTCCGCGCGGCTGGAATCGCAACTGCCGAGCCAGGAGGATTTCAACAAGACGATGGGCTACATGCAGCAGTTCTTCCGGACCTTCAAGGACATCGTCAAGGACATGGACAAGGAAGACGGCGACGGCGGCAAGCTGAACCAGAAGACCTGAACCGGGCGCGATTCCGGAAACGTGCACGGCGGTTTTCCGTCTGGAATTGCACGGAACGAGAGCCGAACCGCTGGGGAAAACTCCACGCGCAGCCTTTGCCGCTTGAAAACGCGCCGCGCCGCCGCATAATCATTCCGGTCCCCGCAAGAAGCACGAAAATGATGATGGGATCGGGGGAGGACTATTTGCCGTCGGGCCACACCTTCGTCATTGCCGACGACCATCCGCTTTTTCGCGGCGCGCTGAAGGAGGCGCTTGCCGGCATCGGCGACGTTGCCGCCATCCATGAGGCGGGAGATTTCGAAAGCGCCAAGGCGCTGGTGCTGGCCAATGAGGACATCGACATGGTGCTGCTCGACCTGTCGATGCCGGGCGCCAGCGGCCTCTCCGGCCTGATTGCGCTGCGCGGCATCCATCCGGCGGTGCCGCTGGTGGTGGTGTCGGCGCATGACGATCCGGTCACCATCCGCCGCGCGCTTGATCTAGGCGCTTCCGGCTTCATCTCCAAATCGGCCAGCATGGAGGAGATCCGCGCCGCCGTGCAGGCGGTGCTTGCCGGTGATATCGCGGCGCCCGCCGGCATCGAGCTCGGCATCGAGCGCGACCCGGAGATCTCCGACCTGATCAAGCGCCTGCAGGCGCTGACGCCGCAGCAGACGCGGGTGCTCGGCATGCTGGCGGAGGGCCTGCTCAACAAACAGATCGCCTATGAGCTCGGCGTGTCCGAAGCGACCATCAAGGCGCATGTCTCGGCCATCTTGCAGAAGCTCGGCGTCGACAGCCGCACCCAGGCGGTCATCCAGCTGTCGAAGATCGGCGGCGACCCGCTGCAACCGGTCGGCTGATCACTCGGCTGCTGGCGCCAGCGGCCTAACGCGCGCCATCATCGAGCGCAGCACGGCCGGCTTCAGCGGCTTGTTGATCACCGGAATGTCGAGCCGGCCGGCGGCCGCGCGCACCTCGCTGGAGCGGTCGGCGGTGACGAGCACGCAAGGCAGATCCTGGCCGTAGGCGGCGCGCAGCGTGGCGATCGCGTCGAGCCCGGTGCCGCGGTCGAGATGATAGTCGGCCAGCACGAGGTCGGGCTTGGGCGCGCCGGGCCTCAGGAGCTCGCTCGATCCCGAAGCCGTCTCGACATGGCAGCCCCACCCTTCGAGCAGCAGCCGCATGCCGTCGAGGATGCGCGCGTCATTGTCGATGCAAAGCACATTGAGCCCGGCAAGCGTCGAGGCGGAGCGGGCCGGCGCCTTGCCGGCTTCGCGCGGCGGCGCCGCGACCTCCGCGACCGGGAGGATGACGGAAAAGCGCGTGCCCTTGCCGGGGTTGGAGTAGATGCGGATTTCGAGCCGCAACACCCGCGCGATGCGGTCGACGATGGAGAGGCCGAGGCCAAGGCCCTCGGCTTCTCGCACGCCTTCCTCGAGACGCGTGAACTCGTGGAAGACGGTGTTGAGCTTGTCACCGGCAATGCCGATGCCGGTGTCGATCACCTGGATCTCCGCCAGCTCGCCGCGCCGCCGCACGCCGACCAGGATGCGGCCCTCGCGCGTGTATTTGATTGCGTTCGACACCAGGTTCTGGACCAGCCGGCGCAACAAATTGCGGTCGGTCATGACGCCAAGCGAGGACGGGATGATTTTCAGATCAAGCTTCTTTTCGGCGGCGAGCGGTCGGAAATCGTTGCCGATCTGGCCGAGCAGCCCGCCGAGGCTGAAAGCGGTGTTTTCGGGCTTCATGGCGCCGGCGTCGAGCCGCGAGATATCGAGCACGGCACCGAGGATGGTCTCGACCGATTCCAGCGAGGACTCGATGTTCATCGCGGCCTTGCCGGCTGGTCCCTTGCCTGCCTTCTCGATCAGCGACGAGCAATAAAGCCGGGCGGCGTTCAGCGGTTGCAGGATGTCGTGGCCGGCGGCGGCGAGGAAGCGCGTCTTGCCGAGATTGGCTTCCTCGGCCAGCATCTGCGCCTGCGCCAGCTCCTCGTTGACGCGGGTGAGCTCGATGGTGCGGGTCTTGACCCGCTGCTCCAGCGATTCATTGGCCCGCTTCAGCGCCAAATCCTGTTCGACGCGGCCGGAAATGTCGGCATAGGTGGCGACGATGCCGCCGTCGGGCATCGGGTTGGAGCGCAGTTCCAGGATGCGGCCGCTGGTCTTCAGCTCCATCTGCCACGGGCCGGCGAAACTGGTCAGCCGGTTGAGCATCGTCACGCGCTGGTCGGCGGTGATGTCGCCGCGCTCGGCGAGATGATGAAGGATCCTGTCGAGCGAGACGCCGACCTGGCCCGTCTCGTCCGGCAGGTCGAACAGCAGCCGGTATTGCCGGTTCCAGCAGATCAGACGGAAATCGCGATCGAAGACGGTGATGCCCTGTTCCATCTGGTCGAGCGCGATCTGTAAGAGGTCGCGATTGTGCTGCAGTGCCTCGGTGGCGTCGTCGAGCAGCTTGAAGGCATCCTTGGAATCGCGGTCGTTGCGGCGGAAGAGCAGCGACAGGATCAGCCGCGCCGAGGACGAGCCGACGGCGCTCGCCAGCAGTTGCTCCGAGAAGCGGATGACATCCATGCTGGCCTGCTCGGTGCCGAGCAGGGAGATTTTCGCGTCCCTCTCGAAGGATTGGAACGAACGCTCGGTGCGCTCGACGCCAAGATAGCGCGAAATCGTATCCTTCAGGTCGTTGACGGTGACGGCGGTGCGGAAGCGGCGCAGGCTGGGCATCGGGCCGGCCTCGCGCGGCACGAAGATCGCCGCCTGGATGCGCTCCAGCGGCACGGACGCGCGTGAGAGAGAGCCGAGCACGAAGAACAGCGCGTTGACCGAGAGGCTCCACAGCACGCCGTGATTCAGCGGCTCGCCGACGGTGCCGAACAGCGCCTGCGGCCTCAGCGCCTCGAAGCCGAACAGGCCATGGACGACGATGTCGGCAGAGGGGCCGACGAGCGAAGGGAGCAGCAGCGTATAGCCCCAGACGGCAATGCCGGCGACCATGCCCAGCGCGGCACCCCGACCATTGGCGCGGCGCCAGATCAGGCCGCCGATCAGCGCCGGCGCGAATTGCGCGATTGCGGCAAACGACATCAGGCCGATCGAGGACAGCCGCGCGCTGTTGGTGCTCTCGCGGTAATAGAGGAAGGCGATGAACAGCATGATGAAGATCGAGGCGCGGCGCACATTGAGGATCAGCGTCGACCAGTCCTCGTTCTCCGAGGAACTGGTCTTGAGCACGCGGCGCACGAACAGCGGGATGACGAGATCGTTGGAGATCATGATCGACAGCGCAACGCTCTCGACGATCACCATGGCGGTCGCCGCCGACAGGCCGCCGACGAAGGCGGCCATCGCCAGCAGGTCATGCCCGCTGAGCAGCGGCAGAGACAAAACATAGAGGTCGCTGCTGGTCTTGGGACCAACCAGCGACAGACCGGCAAAGGCGATCGGCAGCACGAAGAGGTTGATCGCCACGAGGTAGAGCGGGAACACCCAGGTCGCCGTGCGCAGCTCCGCCTCGCTGCGGTTCTCGACGATGGTGACGTAGAACTGGCGCGGCAGCATCAGCACGGCAAAGCCGCTCAAGGTCGTCAGGACCAGCCATGTGGCTAGAGAGGTATTATAGCCCATCGCCTTGCGCACCTGGCCGTTGCCAGAGAGCGCCGTCATCATGTCGCCGGGGCCGCCGAAGATGAGAAAAGTCACCATCAGGCCGATGGCGATGAATGCGGCGAGCTTGACCACGGTCTCGACCGCCACCGCCAGAACCAGTCCGTCCTGATGTTCCGTGGCGTCGGCATGGCGTGTGCCGAACAGCACCGCGAACAGCGCCAAAAGCATCGCCACCACCAGCGAAATATCGCTGACAAAAGGATCGAAGCTGGGCGGCGAGCCGGTATAATGCTCGACCATCAGGCTGACGGAGCCGGAGATCGCTTTGAGCTGCAGCGCGATATAAGGCACGGCGCCGACGGTTGCGATCAGCGTCGCGATCGCCGCGACGGTGAAGCTCTTGCCGTAGCGGGCGCCGAGGAAATCCGCGATCGAGGTGATCTTCTCGCTCTTTGCCAGCCGGATCATGCGGTTGAGCAGCGGGAAGCCGAACACGAAGACCAGCACCGGGCCGGTATAGATGCCGAGGAATTCGAGGCCACGCTCGGAGGACAGGCCGACCGAGCCGAAGAAGGTCCAGGAGGTGCAGTAGATGGCGAGGCTGAGCGCATAGATGAAGGGCCGCGCCCGTCCGAGCCCGGCTGCCACCGAGCGGCGGTCGCCTACGCTGGCGATGGCGAAAAGCA
It contains:
- a CDS encoding response regulator transcription factor; this translates as MPSGHTFVIADDHPLFRGALKEALAGIGDVAAIHEAGDFESAKALVLANEDIDMVLLDLSMPGASGLSGLIALRGIHPAVPLVVVSAHDDPVTIRRALDLGASGFISKSASMEEIRAAVQAVLAGDIAAPAGIELGIERDPEISDLIKRLQALTPQQTRVLGMLAEGLLNKQIAYELGVSEATIKAHVSAILQKLGVDSRTQAVIQLSKIGGDPLQPVG
- a CDS encoding DUF952 domain-containing protein; amino-acid sequence: MSQIIYKIAPEALWREAEKNGRFTGAPIDIADGFIHFSTAGQVRETAAKHFAGQTDLLLIAIDGAKLGDALRYEVSRGGALFPHLYAPLTLDAVLWAKPLPFGVGGHEFPALEGE
- a CDS encoding quinone-dependent dihydroorotate dehydrogenase, translated to MSALDRVGQKLLFSFDPETAHGLSIAALRCGLPVGATAPRDARLKISLCGLDFPNPLGMAAGYDKNAEVPDALLGLGFGFAEVGTITPLPQSGNPKPRIFRLTADEAVINRLGFNNEGHAAAEKRLAARKGRPGIVGVNIGANKDSADRIGDYERGVARFAPYASYLTVNISSPNTPGLRNMQAREQLGELLSRVMAARAAAAARPPVFLKIAPDLVEAELEDIAAEVAEKKIDGVIVSNTTLARTGLRSGGAANETGGLSGKPLFERSTAVLARMRKLLGPSMAIVGVGGVNSTETALEKIRAGADLVQLYTGMVYAGPALPGRIVAGMARLVERERLRSIAELRDTGCAGWSERL
- a CDS encoding PAS-domain containing protein, which produces MQGWFVVIIAIAYVTLLFAIASVGDRRSVAAGLGRARPFIYALSLAIYCTSWTFFGSVGLSSERGLEFLGIYTGPVLVFVFGFPLLNRMIRLAKSEKITSIADFLGARYGKSFTVAAIATLIATVGAVPYIALQLKAISGSVSLMVEHYTGSPPSFDPFVSDISLVVAMLLALFAVLFGTRHADATEHQDGLVLAVAVETVVKLAAFIAIGLMVTFLIFGGPGDMMTALSGNGQVRKAMGYNTSLATWLVLTTLSGFAVLMLPRQFYVTIVENRSEAELRTATWVFPLYLVAINLFVLPIAFAGLSLVGPKTSSDLYVLSLPLLSGHDLLAMAAFVGGLSAATAMVIVESVALSIMISNDLVIPLFVRRVLKTSSSENEDWSTLILNVRRASIFIMLFIAFLYYRESTNSARLSSIGLMSFAAIAQFAPALIGGLIWRRANGRGAALGMVAGIAVWGYTLLLPSLVGPSADIVVHGLFGFEALRPQALFGTVGEPLNHGVLWSLSVNALFFVLGSLSRASVPLERIQAAIFVPREAGPMPSLRRFRTAVTVNDLKDTISRYLGVERTERSFQSFERDAKISLLGTEQASMDVIRFSEQLLASAVGSSSARLILSLLFRRNDRDSKDAFKLLDDATEALQHNRDLLQIALDQMEQGITVFDRDFRLICWNRQYRLLFDLPDETGQVGVSLDRILHHLAERGDITADQRVTMLNRLTSFAGPWQMELKTSGRILELRSNPMPDGGIVATYADISGRVEQDLALKRANESLEQRVKTRTIELTRVNEELAQAQMLAEEANLGKTRFLAAAGHDILQPLNAARLYCSSLIEKAGKGPAGKAAMNIESSLESVETILGAVLDISRLDAGAMKPENTAFSLGGLLGQIGNDFRPLAAEKKLDLKIIPSSLGVMTDRNLLRRLVQNLVSNAIKYTREGRILVGVRRRGELAEIQVIDTGIGIAGDKLNTVFHEFTRLEEGVREAEGLGLGLSIVDRIARVLRLEIRIYSNPGKGTRFSVILPVAEVAAPPREAGKAPARSASTLAGLNVLCIDNDARILDGMRLLLEGWGCHVETASGSSELLRPGAPKPDLVLADYHLDRGTGLDAIATLRAAYGQDLPCVLVTADRSSEVRAAAGRLDIPVINKPLKPAVLRSMMARVRPLAPAAE